The Candidatus Saccharibacteria bacterium genome has a segment encoding these proteins:
- the rpsP gene encoding 30S ribosomal protein S16, with amino-acid sequence MLALRLQRVGRKKLAQYRLIAQEHSLQPTSGKVAAYLGSYDPHTKKAQFKKDEIEKYLGNGAQPSNRVAILLKKEGIKLPDWVVIETKEPKKVETEESEAAEEAATPEEAPAQEESKAEEPAETKESKPEDEEKAE; translated from the coding sequence ATGTTAGCACTACGCTTACAGCGTGTAGGTAGAAAAAAACTTGCACAATACAGATTAATTGCACAAGAACACAGCTTGCAGCCAACTAGCGGCAAAGTAGCAGCGTATCTTGGTAGTTACGACCCACATACAAAGAAAGCACAATTTAAAAAAGACGAAATTGAGAAGTACCTAGGTAACGGCGCGCAGCCTTCAAACCGAGTTGCAATTTTACTTAAAAAAGAAGGCATCAAACTGCCTGACTGGGTAGTTATTGAAACTAAAGAGCCAAAAAAAGTTGAGACTGAAGAGTCAGAGGCGGCAGAAGAAGCAGCAACACCAGAGGAAGCGCCAGCTCAAGAAGAATCAAAAGCGGAAGAACCTGCAGAAACCAAAGAAAGCAAGCCTGAAGACGAAGAAAAAGCAGAATAG
- the rnc gene encoding ribonuclease III has translation MSQKDYVGFAKHTLGVVFKDIGLLQTALTHRSWVNEARRSKGIEHNERLEFLGDAVLELVTTEFLYSHYDEAEGIMTNWRSALVRTESIGDAAEKLGFFEMMRMSRGEKSASARARQQMLANAYEAIVGAIYCDQGYDAAQQFIEKTVLVTLDGILKTGSWQDAKSRLQELSQAKEGHTPTYKVLSEKGPDHDKVFTVGVYVGDDLRGQGDGPSKQTAQQAAAEKALDHYGA, from the coding sequence ATGAGTCAAAAAGATTACGTTGGTTTTGCAAAACATACTCTTGGGGTAGTATTTAAAGATATTGGTTTACTGCAAACGGCGCTTACGCATCGGTCGTGGGTTAATGAAGCCCGACGCAGTAAAGGAATTGAACACAACGAACGACTAGAGTTTTTAGGTGACGCAGTTTTAGAGCTGGTTACTACTGAATTTTTATATAGTCACTATGACGAAGCCGAGGGCATTATGACCAATTGGCGTAGTGCGCTTGTTCGCACCGAAAGCATTGGTGATGCCGCTGAAAAGCTTGGTTTTTTTGAAATGATGCGCATGAGCCGCGGTGAAAAAAGCGCCAGCGCTCGCGCTCGTCAACAGATGCTGGCGAATGCTTACGAAGCGATAGTTGGGGCTATTTATTGTGATCAGGGCTACGATGCCGCTCAGCAATTTATTGAAAAGACTGTGCTAGTAACGCTTGATGGCATTTTAAAAACTGGCTCGTGGCAGGACGCCAAGTCACGTTTACAAGAGCTTTCGCAAGCCAAAGAAGGCCACACACCAACCTACAAAGTTTTAAGCGAAAAAGGCCCTGATCATGACAAGGTATTCACTGTCGGCGTGTACGTTGGCGATGATTTGCGCGGACAGGGTGACGGCCCGTCAAAACAGACGGCTCAACAAGCTGCAGCCGAAAAAGCGCTTGATCATTATGGCGCTTGA
- a CDS encoding KH domain-containing protein: MATIDQQFVEFVVKALVSDPDSVSINRTIDEKGVLLELSVAQEDLGRVIGKRGNTAQSIRTLLRALGTKNDARYNLKIVDPEGDARRAERNDRKDEDKKTEETTTAEPAAAAVPTPEPSESASQWAHLSSSNDDSDDEDVDNTTDEPEESSTEAEDDTVEKHKKDLADLDDIGL, from the coding sequence ATGGCGACAATAGACCAGCAGTTCGTTGAATTCGTTGTAAAGGCGTTAGTAAGCGATCCAGATTCAGTAAGTATTAACCGAACAATTGATGAAAAGGGTGTGCTTTTAGAGCTTAGTGTGGCTCAAGAAGATCTTGGCCGAGTTATAGGTAAACGCGGCAATACGGCACAAAGTATTCGTACACTTTTACGTGCTTTGGGCACAAAAAATGACGCTCGCTACAATTTAAAAATTGTTGATCCAGAGGGCGACGCCCGCCGTGCCGAGCGAAATGATAGAAAAGACGAAGACAAAAAGACGGAAGAAACAACGACTGCAGAACCAGCAGCGGCAGCAGTTCCGACTCCTGAACCAAGTGAATCCGCTAGCCAATGGGCTCACTTAAGTTCATCTAATGACGATTCTGATGATGAGGATGTGGACAACACAACAGATGAGCCAGAAGAGTCATCCACAGAAGCAGAAGATGACACCGTTGAAAAGCACAAAAAAGATCTTGCTGATCTCGATGATATCGGCCTATAA
- a CDS encoding four helix bundle protein: MSDFIDLVAWQKSHTFILAAYKQIDAYPSKENFGLTSQTRRALVSITSNIAEGFGRSTSPDRLHFYIIAQGSLIEVQNQLLLAKDLGYLKEAEYATLKKMSYEVRRLLGGLIKSTKQGKYND; encoded by the coding sequence ATCTCTGATTTTATAGATCTGGTAGCATGGCAAAAATCCCACACTTTTATTTTAGCGGCATACAAACAAATCGACGCGTATCCGTCGAAAGAGAATTTTGGGCTAACTAGCCAGACTAGAAGAGCGCTGGTCTCGATTACATCAAATATAGCTGAAGGTTTTGGCCGATCAACTAGTCCGGACCGTCTACATTTTTACATTATTGCTCAGGGCTCTCTAATTGAGGTTCAGAATCAACTCCTATTGGCCAAGGACCTGGGCTATCTTAAAGAAGCGGAATACGCTACATTAAAGAAAATGTCTTATGAAGTCCGGAGATTACTTGGCGGGCTCATTAAGTCTACTAAACAAGGAAAGTATAATGATTAA
- the trmD gene encoding tRNA (guanosine(37)-N1)-methyltransferase TrmD, whose protein sequence is MKIFTISLFPEMFESYFEHSMMLKAKKNGHLELEVVNLRDFGLGPRKQVDDTVYGGGDGMLLKPEPVVAAIEYAKEKLPKAKAYLMSPRGRTFNQKFAQELSREAELILVCGRYEGFDERIREFVDGSICIGNYVLTGGELPAMSVIDAAVRLIPGVLGGEASAEIESFSHGDNLEYPQYTRPDEFRGLTVPEILKSGNHAAVEKWRVDNQKG, encoded by the coding sequence ATGAAAATATTTACAATCAGCCTATTCCCTGAAATGTTCGAAAGCTATTTTGAACACTCTATGATGCTTAAAGCCAAAAAAAATGGTCATTTAGAGCTTGAAGTTGTTAATTTGCGTGACTTTGGGCTTGGCCCGCGTAAACAAGTCGACGATACAGTCTATGGCGGTGGTGACGGCATGCTTCTTAAACCAGAGCCAGTAGTAGCCGCAATTGAGTACGCTAAAGAAAAGCTGCCAAAAGCAAAAGCATACTTAATGTCGCCGCGCGGCAGAACGTTTAACCAAAAATTTGCTCAAGAGCTCTCTCGTGAAGCTGAACTTATTTTAGTTTGTGGGCGTTACGAAGGTTTTGACGAGCGCATTAGGGAATTCGTGGATGGATCTATCTGCATCGGTAATTACGTGCTTACTGGCGGCGAGCTGCCGGCTATGTCGGTTATAGATGCAGCAGTCAGGCTAATTCCTGGGGTCTTAGGAGGAGAAGCAAGTGCTGAGATAGAATCTTTCAGCCATGGGGACAATCTTGAGTATCCACAATACACCCGACCAGATGAATTTAGAGGGCTTACAGTGCCAGAGATACTTAAAAGCGGAAATCACGCGGCGGTAGAAAAATGGAGAGTTGATAACCAAAAAGGTTGA